From one Conexibacter woesei Iso977N genomic stretch:
- the pstB gene encoding phosphate ABC transporter ATP-binding protein PstB — MTTMDINNSDAPAAATPPRQRLHSGAIPTLDPTTLAAARKHEVVIDARDVKVFYGDKMAIAGVDMAIQKNLVTAIIGPSGCGKSTFLRSINRMNDSIPGFRLEGSVLYHGHDVYAGAANRVEVRRRIGMVFQKPNPFPKSIYDNIAWAPRNLGLKSGLDERVERALRGAALWDEVKDRLKSSALGLSGGQQQRLCIARAIAVEPDVLLLDEPASALDPIATAAIEDLIHSLKRRYTIAIVTHNMQQAARVADKTAFFSLDVQDGRHVGTLVEYDNTETIFASAADTRTRDYVNGRFG, encoded by the coding sequence ATGACGACCATGGACATCAACAACTCCGACGCCCCGGCCGCCGCCACGCCGCCACGCCAGCGCCTGCACAGCGGCGCGATCCCGACGCTCGACCCCACGACGCTCGCCGCCGCGCGCAAGCACGAGGTCGTCATCGACGCCCGCGACGTGAAGGTCTTCTACGGCGACAAGATGGCGATCGCCGGCGTCGACATGGCGATCCAGAAGAACCTCGTCACGGCGATCATCGGGCCGTCGGGCTGCGGCAAGTCCACGTTCTTGCGTTCCATCAACCGCATGAACGACTCGATCCCCGGCTTCCGGCTGGAGGGCAGCGTCCTCTACCACGGCCACGACGTGTACGCGGGCGCCGCCAACCGCGTCGAGGTCCGGCGCCGGATCGGGATGGTCTTCCAGAAGCCGAACCCGTTCCCGAAGTCGATCTACGACAACATCGCCTGGGCCCCGCGCAACCTGGGGTTGAAGTCCGGGCTGGACGAGCGGGTGGAGCGCGCCCTGCGCGGCGCCGCGCTGTGGGACGAGGTCAAGGACCGCCTGAAGTCCAGCGCGCTCGGGCTGTCGGGCGGCCAGCAGCAGCGGCTGTGCATCGCGCGCGCGATCGCCGTCGAGCCCGACGTGTTGCTGCTCGACGAGCCCGCCTCCGCGCTGGACCCGATCGCGACCGCCGCGATCGAGGACCTGATCCACTCGCTCAAGCGCCGCTACACGATCGCGATCGTCACGCACAACATGCAGCAGGCGGCGCGCGTCGCCGACAAGACCGCGTTCTTCAGCCTCGACGTGCAGGACGGCAGGCACGTCGGGACGCTGGTCGAGTACGACAACACGGAGACGATCTTCGCGAGCGCGGCCGACACGCGGACGCGGGACTACGTCAACGGCCGGTTCGGCTGA
- the pstA gene encoding phosphate ABC transporter permease PstA, which yields MSTPTRHDEDEHELDYDLADLDAPLSYDPTLPLTPTGNLRRRMVVNRIAEGGATFAAFAAMVVLAIVTYAVVQRGGSIISWDFITEPPPLFGGAGGGIAPALIGTMLIVGIATVIATPIAILVALYLTEYAGGRLGAVMRLALDMLNSLPSIVVGVFVFGLLVTGHHQSGFAASVALAIIMLPLIARSTQEMLLLVPPAMREAADALGVARWRSILSVILPSALGGILTGVVLAVARAAGETAPLLLLDSIYNPARVSWNPFDAIPNIPVTIFTASEAADPQGYKVAWGAAFILLTFILLTNIAAKALLARSRKKLS from the coding sequence ATGAGCACCCCCACCCGCCACGACGAGGACGAGCACGAGCTCGACTACGACCTCGCCGACCTCGACGCGCCCCTCTCCTACGACCCGACGCTCCCGCTGACGCCGACCGGCAACCTGCGCCGGCGCATGGTCGTCAACCGGATCGCCGAGGGCGGCGCGACGTTCGCCGCGTTCGCCGCGATGGTCGTCCTGGCGATCGTCACCTACGCCGTCGTCCAGCGCGGCGGCTCGATCATCAGCTGGGACTTCATCACCGAGCCCCCGCCGCTGTTCGGCGGCGCCGGCGGCGGCATCGCGCCCGCGCTGATCGGGACGATGCTGATCGTCGGGATCGCCACGGTGATCGCGACGCCGATCGCGATCCTCGTCGCGCTCTACCTGACCGAGTACGCGGGCGGCCGGCTCGGCGCGGTCATGCGCCTCGCGCTCGACATGCTCAACTCGCTGCCGTCGATCGTCGTCGGCGTGTTCGTCTTCGGGCTGCTGGTCACCGGCCATCATCAGAGTGGCTTCGCGGCCTCCGTCGCGTTGGCCATCATCATGCTCCCGCTGATCGCGCGCTCGACGCAGGAGATGCTCCTGCTCGTCCCGCCCGCGATGCGCGAGGCCGCCGACGCGCTCGGCGTCGCGCGCTGGCGCTCGATCCTCAGCGTGATCCTGCCGAGCGCGCTCGGCGGCATCCTCACCGGCGTCGTGCTGGCCGTCGCCCGCGCCGCCGGCGAGACCGCGCCGCTGCTGCTGCTCGACTCGATCTACAACCCGGCCAGGGTGTCGTGGAACCCGTTCGACGCGATCCCGAACATCCCGGTGACGATCTTCACGGCCTCCGAGGCCGCCGACCCGCAGGGCTACAAGGTCGCCTGGGGCGCCGCGTTCATCCTGCTCACCTTCATCCTCCTGACCAACATCGCCGCCAAGGCGCTCCTGGCACGAAGCCGCAAGAAGCTCTCATGA
- the pstC gene encoding phosphate ABC transporter permease subunit PstC, with protein sequence MPTRSTAGASRLALRDRIGDRVLLGLALAASLLACVVIVDVAYQLIDGSRLSISTFGLGFLTGSEWKPNFKQYGALSLIYGTAVSSLMGLLIALPVAVAIGIYLSMLAPRGVRGVIGALVEMLAAIPSVILGFWGILVLAPFVHDHLEPFLHDKLGFLPIFGTVPATGLSVFTAGLVLSIMIIPIVSSVSRDLFLTVPRELQDGAAALGATRWEIVRGVVLPSTASGVASAACLGLGRALGEAIAVTQVIGAGNEIHASLFETGDTLASRIAGQFSNALDKLNTSSLFYLALILLAISLATNLGAQWIARRYDVRRLAR encoded by the coding sequence GTGCCCACCCGCTCCACCGCGGGCGCATCCCGGCTGGCGCTACGCGATCGCATCGGCGACCGCGTCCTGCTCGGGCTCGCGCTCGCCGCATCCCTGCTCGCATGCGTCGTCATCGTCGACGTCGCGTACCAGCTGATCGACGGGTCGCGGCTCTCGATCTCCACGTTCGGCCTCGGGTTCCTCACAGGCTCCGAGTGGAAGCCGAACTTCAAGCAATACGGGGCTCTCAGCTTGATCTACGGGACCGCGGTCTCCTCGCTGATGGGCCTGCTGATCGCGTTGCCCGTCGCGGTCGCGATCGGGATCTACCTCAGCATGCTCGCGCCCCGCGGCGTGCGCGGCGTGATCGGCGCGCTCGTCGAGATGCTCGCCGCGATCCCGTCGGTGATCCTCGGCTTCTGGGGGATCCTGGTGCTCGCGCCGTTCGTGCACGACCACCTCGAGCCGTTCCTGCACGACAAGCTCGGCTTCCTCCCCATCTTCGGGACCGTCCCCGCGACCGGCCTGAGCGTCTTCACCGCCGGCCTGGTCCTGTCGATCATGATCATCCCGATCGTCTCGTCGGTCTCCCGCGACCTCTTCCTGACCGTCCCGCGCGAGCTCCAGGACGGCGCCGCCGCGCTGGGCGCCACGCGCTGGGAGATCGTCCGCGGCGTGGTCCTGCCGTCGACCGCCAGCGGCGTCGCGAGCGCCGCCTGCCTCGGCCTCGGCCGCGCGCTCGGCGAGGCGATCGCCGTCACCCAGGTGATCGGCGCCGGCAACGAGATCCACGCCTCGCTCTTCGAGACCGGCGATACGCTCGCCAGCCGGATCGCCGGTCAGTTCTCCAACGCGCTCGACAAGCTCAACACGTCGTCGCTGTTCTACCTCGCGCTGATCCTCCTGGCGATCAGCCTCGCCACCAACCTCGGCGCGCAGTGGATCGCGCGCCGCTACGACGTCCGCCGCCTCGCCCGATGA
- the pstS gene encoding phosphate ABC transporter substrate-binding protein PstS yields MASSAMAANTNGALTGAGSTLVAPLMANWASDFEARHSISVTYGAVGSGAGITQITNRTVDFGASDAPLTAAQASACNNCAQIPWGLTATGIAFHLDGVKHLNLTGKILARIYLGQVHNWNDKAIAKVNPGVKLPNLGITPVYRSDGSGDTYAFTDYLSRVNAQFKSQVGNATAVQFPKGVGGRGNDGVTAVVGSTNGTIAYISASYIIAHGLSVAKLQNNAGKFVYPNLKNIAAAASVVKSVPANNELHIVNPPKSVPLAYPLSTFTYAIVPHNGAKASSVRLFVLYAMGIGQKFGAALDFAPIPGVVYQAGLKTVNTLG; encoded by the coding sequence ATGGCGTCTTCCGCGATGGCCGCCAACACGAACGGCGCGCTGACCGGCGCCGGCTCAACCCTCGTCGCGCCGCTCATGGCCAACTGGGCGAGCGATTTCGAGGCTCGCCACAGCATCTCGGTGACCTACGGGGCCGTTGGCTCGGGCGCCGGCATCACCCAGATCACCAACCGCACCGTGGACTTCGGCGCATCGGACGCGCCGCTGACCGCTGCTCAGGCCTCGGCCTGCAACAACTGCGCGCAGATCCCGTGGGGTCTGACCGCGACCGGCATCGCCTTCCACCTCGACGGTGTGAAGCACCTCAACCTGACCGGCAAGATCCTCGCCAGGATCTACCTCGGCCAGGTCCACAACTGGAACGACAAGGCGATCGCCAAGGTCAACCCCGGCGTCAAGCTGCCGAACCTCGGCATCACCCCGGTCTACCGCTCTGATGGATCCGGCGACACGTATGCCTTCACCGACTACCTGTCGCGCGTCAACGCGCAGTTCAAGTCGCAGGTCGGCAACGCGACCGCCGTGCAGTTCCCGAAGGGCGTCGGCGGCAGGGGCAACGACGGCGTGACCGCTGTCGTTGGCAGCACCAACGGCACCATCGCCTACATCTCGGCGTCCTACATCATCGCCCACGGCCTGTCCGTCGCGAAGCTGCAGAACAACGCCGGCAAGTTCGTCTACCCGAACCTGAAGAACATCGCGGCTGCCGCCTCGGTGGTCAAGTCGGTTCCGGCGAACAACGAGCTGCACATCGTGAACCCGCCGAAGTCGGTGCCGCTCGCGTACCCGCTCTCGACGTTCACGTACGCCATCGTGCCCCACAACGGTGCGAAGGCCTCCTCGGTCCGCCTCTTCGTGTTGTACGCGATGGGCATCGGCCAGAAGTTCGGCGCAGCCCTCGACTTCGCCCCGATCCCGGGCGTCGTCTACCAGGCCGGCCTCAAGACGGTGAACACGCTGGGCTAA
- a CDS encoding rhodanese-like domain-containing protein has translation MARTTIEDLLATARARLDRVTVEDLSEIMRDGDALLVDIRGDAQRAADGVIPEAIFHPRNVLEWRADPTSGHDDPRLSTDLSRRVIVVCNEGYQSSLAAATLQDLGFSNATDLVGGFQAYRSAGLPVAPDSARS, from the coding sequence ATGGCGCGCACGACGATCGAGGACCTGCTGGCAACGGCCCGCGCACGGCTGGACCGCGTGACGGTCGAGGATCTCTCGGAGATCATGCGCGACGGCGACGCGTTGTTGGTGGACATCCGCGGCGACGCCCAGCGCGCGGCGGACGGGGTGATCCCGGAGGCGATCTTCCACCCGCGCAACGTCCTGGAGTGGCGCGCCGACCCCACCTCCGGTCACGACGACCCCCGCCTGAGCACCGACCTCTCCCGCCGCGTGATCGTCGTGTGCAACGAGGGCTACCAATCCAGCCTCGCGGCAGCGACCCTCCAGGACCTCGGCTTCTCCAACGCCACCGACCTCGTCGGCGGCTTCCAGGCCTACCGGTCAGCCGGACTGCCGGTCGCACCCGACTCGGCCCGCAGCTGA
- a CDS encoding calcium-binding protein → MWQASLCALASCAALGAAAAPAAQASNAYITDDGTHRVLHVVADPGETNDMTVSTTFDTTQVKVEDANASITTGTGCTLQTAGNTFAVCPKAGLTEVDVDLGDENDQLRVEGDNGLPFVIDGGDGDDEIDAAGNGSQIDGGPGDDTFHGDDPRLVGADEGRRGADDIHGGSGHDSISYYNRVVSMTISLDDVANDGYAGEGDNVHSDVEYVFGGFGDDTITGSAGDDELHGYTGADTISGLGGDDTLDTGPGCGEDSLSGGTGDDTLVLDGGGTVDGGADDDTIKLSGVSSCSSADVRGGTGRDVADLSGVQGGDLSFSLDDVANDGPDANEDWHSDIEDMIGGAYGMYLTGSSGPNVITGGSGDDLLQGGGGADTLNGGAGYDVADYSDHSGPVTLTLDGAANDGSPGEGDRIATDVEDLRGGSGNDALTGDGQDNVLDGGPGADVMLGGGGTDAVDYSSRGAAVRVDLGGSPGDDGQAGEGDTVGADVEGVYGGEGDDTLIGNGADGFLDGSDGNDTLTDPGGSDDLFGDDGDDVIDGTDGVQDVISCGDGDDQVWRDRIDLIDTGCEHVAIGPRGAAADTPRALPPGIRILVRVPSRPLPVVPARPAPVADKVAPTAHLTVVRGARLRTLLARGLDVDVLCDEVCRIDARLVARGATARTLRRHHVAAGATLADGTLSRLAGGRVRLKVTAAGRRGLAHLGGGGASLQLVLTLTDRSGNHRRVTKTLSLRR, encoded by the coding sequence ATGTGGCAGGCGAGCCTCTGCGCGCTCGCGTCCTGCGCCGCGCTGGGGGCAGCCGCCGCCCCGGCGGCGCAGGCGAGCAACGCCTACATCACCGACGACGGCACCCACCGCGTCCTGCACGTCGTCGCCGACCCGGGCGAGACCAACGACATGACCGTGTCGACGACCTTCGACACCACGCAGGTGAAGGTCGAGGACGCCAATGCCAGCATCACGACCGGCACGGGTTGCACCCTGCAGACCGCCGGCAACACCTTCGCGGTCTGCCCCAAGGCCGGGCTGACCGAGGTCGACGTCGACCTCGGCGACGAGAACGACCAGCTCAGGGTCGAAGGCGACAATGGCCTCCCGTTCGTGATCGACGGCGGCGACGGCGACGACGAGATCGACGCCGCGGGCAACGGCAGCCAGATCGACGGCGGCCCCGGCGACGACACGTTCCATGGCGACGATCCGCGCTTGGTCGGCGCCGACGAAGGACGGCGCGGCGCGGACGACATCCACGGCGGCAGCGGCCACGACAGCATCTCCTATTACAACCGCGTGGTGTCCATGACGATCTCGCTCGACGACGTCGCCAACGACGGTTACGCGGGTGAGGGCGACAACGTCCACTCGGACGTCGAGTACGTCTTCGGCGGCTTCGGCGACGACACCATCACCGGCAGCGCCGGCGACGATGAGCTCCACGGCTATACGGGAGCCGACACGATCTCCGGCCTCGGCGGCGACGACACGCTCGACACCGGGCCCGGCTGCGGGGAGGACAGCCTCTCGGGCGGCACCGGCGACGACACGCTGGTCCTCGACGGTGGAGGGACCGTCGACGGCGGTGCGGATGACGACACCATCAAGCTGTCCGGCGTCTCGAGCTGCTCCTCTGCCGACGTCCGCGGCGGCACCGGCCGCGACGTCGCAGACCTCAGCGGAGTCCAGGGCGGCGACCTGTCATTCAGCCTCGACGACGTCGCGAACGACGGACCCGACGCGAACGAGGACTGGCACTCCGACATCGAGGACATGATCGGCGGCGCCTATGGCATGTACCTGACCGGCAGCTCCGGACCCAACGTCATCACCGGCGGCAGCGGCGACGACCTGCTGCAGGGCGGTGGCGGCGCGGACACGCTGAACGGCGGCGCCGGCTACGACGTCGCCGACTACTCCGACCACTCCGGCCCCGTGACGCTGACGCTCGACGGCGCGGCGAACGACGGCTCGCCCGGCGAGGGCGACCGGATCGCGACCGACGTCGAGGACCTGCGCGGCGGGTCGGGCAACGACGCGCTGACCGGCGACGGGCAGGACAACGTCCTCGACGGCGGCCCCGGCGCGGACGTCATGCTCGGCGGCGGCGGGACCGACGCGGTGGACTACTCGTCCCGCGGCGCCGCGGTCCGGGTCGATCTCGGCGGCTCGCCCGGCGACGACGGCCAGGCCGGCGAGGGCGACACGGTCGGCGCCGACGTCGAGGGCGTCTACGGCGGCGAAGGCGACGACACGCTGATCGGCAACGGCGCCGACGGGTTCCTGGACGGCAGCGATGGCAACGACACGCTCACGGATCCGGGCGGCAGCGACGACCTCTTCGGCGACGACGGCGACGACGTCATCGACGGCACCGACGGGGTGCAGGACGTCATCTCGTGCGGCGACGGCGACGACCAGGTCTGGCGCGACAGGATCGACCTGATCGACACCGGGTGCGAGCACGTCGCGATCGGCCCGAGGGGTGCGGCGGCGGACACGCCGAGGGCACTGCCGCCCGGAATCAGGATCTTGGTCAGGGTGCCGAGCAGGCCGCTGCCCGTCGTGCCCGCCAGGCCGGCGCCGGTGGCCGACAAGGTCGCGCCGACCGCGCATCTCACGGTCGTCAGGGGCGCGCGGCTCAGGACGCTGCTCGCGCGCGGGCTCGACGTGGACGTGCTCTGCGACGAGGTCTGCAGGATCGACGCGCGGCTGGTCGCGCGCGGGGCGACGGCGCGGACGTTGCGCCGCCATCACGTCGCGGCGGGCGCGACGCTCGCGGACGGGACGCTGTCGCGGCTGGCCGGCGGGCGGGTGCGGCTGAAGGTCACGGCCGCCGGGCGGCGCGGACTCGCGCATCTGGGTGGCGGTGGTGCGTCGTTGCAGCTCGTCCTGACGCTCACCGACCGCTCCGGGAACCACCGGCGAGTGACGAAGACGCTGAGCCTGCGCCGCTGA